The following are encoded in a window of Sinomonas cyclohexanicum genomic DNA:
- a CDS encoding NADPH-dependent F420 reductase: MSDITIIGTGNMARGIASRAVAAGKSVQLLAHEDKAKADALAAELGGTFTTGVIGDPIDGTIVIPAIYFDASKKVATEYGDSLAGKVYVDITNPVDFSTFDGLAVPAGTSAAEELQKLTPAKVVKAFNTTFGGTLVSGAVSGQQLDVLIAGDDEDAVKAVSDFASAARLNPVEVGPLRRAQQLEQTGFLNILLSANDSLPEYQWNSALKFLPAV; encoded by the coding sequence ATGAGCGACATCACCATCATCGGCACCGGCAACATGGCCCGCGGCATCGCATCCCGCGCCGTCGCCGCCGGCAAGAGCGTCCAGCTGCTCGCGCACGAGGACAAGGCCAAGGCCGACGCCCTCGCCGCGGAACTCGGCGGCACGTTCACCACCGGCGTGATCGGCGATCCGATCGACGGGACCATCGTCATCCCGGCCATCTACTTCGACGCCTCGAAGAAGGTCGCCACCGAGTACGGGGACTCCCTCGCGGGCAAGGTCTACGTGGACATCACCAACCCGGTCGACTTCTCGACATTCGACGGCCTGGCCGTCCCCGCCGGCACGTCCGCCGCCGAGGAGCTGCAGAAGCTCACCCCGGCCAAGGTCGTCAAGGCGTTCAACACCACGTTCGGCGGCACGCTCGTCTCCGGCGCCGTGTCCGGCCAGCAGCTCGACGTGCTCATCGCCGGCGACGACGAGGACGCCGTCAAGGCCGTCTCCGACTTCGCCTCCGCGGCGCGCCTGAACCCGGTCGAGGTCGGCCCGCTGCGCCGTGCGCAGCAGCTCGAGCAGACCGGTTTCCTCAACATCCTGCTCTCCGCCAACGACTCCCTCCCCGAGTACCAGTGGAACTCGGCGCTGAAGTTCCTCCCGGCCGTCTGA
- a CDS encoding SRPBCC family protein — translation MTDTPESRVVSYERMVDAPSEAIFELIADPSAQPRWDGNDNLGEAPQGQRVTAVGDVFRMVLTKGVVRENHVVEFEEGRRIAWMPAEEGSAPIGQLWRWELEPRGAGTLVRHTYDWTQLADPQRLPRARATTADKLQASVDRLAALAERG, via the coding sequence ATGACTGACACCCCTGAATCCCGCGTCGTGAGCTACGAGCGCATGGTGGATGCGCCCAGCGAGGCGATCTTCGAGCTCATCGCCGATCCGTCGGCGCAGCCCCGCTGGGACGGCAATGACAACCTCGGCGAGGCGCCGCAGGGCCAGCGCGTGACGGCCGTGGGCGACGTGTTCCGCATGGTCCTCACCAAGGGCGTTGTCCGGGAGAACCACGTCGTCGAGTTCGAGGAGGGCCGCCGCATCGCGTGGATGCCGGCCGAGGAGGGCAGCGCGCCGATCGGGCAGCTGTGGCGGTGGGAGCTCGAGCCGCGGGGCGCGGGGACGCTCGTGCGGCACACCTACGACTGGACCCAGCTGGCCGACCCGCAGCGCCTCCCGCGGGCGAGGGCCACGACGGCGGACAAGCTCCAGGCGTCCGTGGACCGGCTGGCGGCCCTCGCGGAGCGCGGGTAG
- a CDS encoding alpha/beta fold hydrolase, whose translation MSHRPPFVLLHGWACPTSTWRPVAERLRAAGCRVDVPALLGYGSAGTETDEAGWTLEAAAHDVARLLAGLGAPAVVVGHSLGGSVAATLAVLHPELVAGVGFVGMVPVAPGATTSARLTELFLQPDSQPTPEAIGMCLAAWYREPPTDPDVLAELESAFHAPGPVLKGSLRAALTGVAPEVPGQIEAPVAVVLGGGDRTRPREEVEQLLGAHPGWSRTIVPGAGHMVQWEAPGECAAALLAGPWSPTRQ comes from the coding sequence ATGAGCCACCGGCCGCCGTTCGTCCTCCTGCACGGCTGGGCGTGCCCCACGTCGACGTGGCGGCCGGTCGCCGAGCGGCTCCGTGCCGCCGGGTGCCGCGTCGACGTCCCGGCCCTGCTCGGCTACGGCTCCGCAGGCACCGAGACAGACGAGGCCGGCTGGACTCTCGAGGCCGCCGCGCACGACGTCGCCCGCCTCCTCGCGGGGCTCGGCGCACCCGCCGTCGTGGTCGGGCACTCGCTGGGTGGGTCCGTGGCCGCGACGCTCGCGGTGCTCCACCCCGAGCTCGTCGCGGGAGTCGGGTTCGTCGGCATGGTCCCTGTCGCTCCGGGCGCCACGACGAGCGCGCGCCTCACCGAGCTCTTCCTCCAGCCGGACAGCCAGCCCACCCCGGAGGCCATCGGGATGTGCCTGGCCGCGTGGTACCGCGAGCCGCCCACCGATCCCGATGTCCTGGCCGAGCTCGAGTCCGCCTTCCACGCGCCCGGCCCGGTCCTCAAGGGATCGCTGCGCGCGGCGCTCACGGGGGTCGCCCCCGAGGTGCCCGGACAGATCGAGGCGCCCGTCGCCGTCGTGCTCGGGGGCGGAGACCGCACCCGCCCGCGCGAGGAGGTCGAGCAGCTCCTCGGCGCGCATCCGGGCTGGTCCCGCACGATCGTCCCAGGCGCGGGCCACATGGTGCAGTGGGAGGCTCCGGGCGAGTGCGCCGCGGCCCTCCTGGCGGGACCCTGGTCCCCTACCCGCCAGTAG
- a CDS encoding acyl-CoA dehydrogenase family protein → MTTDIDPTTTASIGAEPTWDESRAVAEASRQADWERPSFAKALYLGDFQWDLVHPVPETEPEAAERGEAFLTRLREAVAGMDGGLIEAEDRIPDEYIRTLADIGAFGMKIPAEYGGLGLPLTYYGRALMLIGSVHPSIGALLSAHQSIGVPEPVKMFGSEAQKKEYLPRCAAGAVTAFLLTEPDVGSDPARLTTTARLAVDGQSYILDGSKLWTTNGVIAELVVIMAKVLPHEAAGSAPENRENTVPAGKGGITAFVVEMDSPGITVENRNSFMGLKGLENGVTRFDGVRVPAANRVGREGQGLKIALTTLNTGRLSIPALCAGGGKWSLKIAREWSAARVQWGRPIGEHEAVATKVAFIAATTFALEAVFEVSAALADAGMKDVRIEAALAKLWSSEMAYTVSDELLQIRGGRGYETAASLRARGERAVPAEQLVRDLRINRIFEGSTEIMRLLIAREAVDAHLAAAGDLARADATLAEKAKAARDASGFYAKWLPKLLAGEGNDPRAYREFGTLAKHLRYVERASRRLARHTFAGMGRWQAALEHRQAFLGRIVDIGAELFAMAASCAWSEHLRADGADGADTARDLAEAFCEQSRRRVEALFDALWDNTDDADRRLARGVLAGEFTWLEEGVLDPSEGTGPWIAPRAEGPSTTADRHRTVK, encoded by the coding sequence ATGACCACGGACATCGACCCGACCACCACCGCCTCCATCGGCGCCGAGCCCACGTGGGACGAGTCCCGCGCGGTCGCGGAGGCCAGCCGCCAGGCGGACTGGGAGCGCCCGAGCTTCGCCAAGGCCCTCTACCTCGGCGACTTCCAGTGGGACCTCGTGCACCCCGTCCCGGAAACGGAGCCCGAGGCGGCTGAGCGGGGCGAGGCGTTCCTCACGCGCCTGCGCGAGGCTGTGGCGGGCATGGACGGCGGGCTCATCGAGGCCGAGGACCGCATCCCGGACGAGTACATCCGCACGCTCGCGGACATCGGAGCGTTCGGCATGAAGATCCCCGCGGAGTACGGGGGCCTGGGGCTCCCGCTCACCTACTACGGCCGCGCCCTCATGCTCATCGGCTCCGTGCACCCCTCGATCGGAGCGCTCCTCTCGGCGCACCAGTCGATCGGGGTGCCGGAGCCCGTGAAGATGTTCGGCTCGGAAGCGCAGAAGAAGGAGTACCTCCCCCGCTGCGCGGCCGGCGCTGTGACCGCATTCCTGCTCACCGAGCCGGACGTCGGCTCCGACCCCGCGAGGCTCACGACGACGGCCCGGCTCGCCGTGGACGGCCAGAGCTACATCCTCGACGGCTCCAAGCTGTGGACCACGAACGGCGTCATCGCCGAGCTCGTGGTCATCATGGCCAAGGTCCTCCCCCACGAGGCGGCGGGGTCCGCGCCGGAGAACCGGGAGAACACCGTGCCCGCGGGCAAGGGCGGGATCACGGCGTTCGTGGTCGAGATGGACTCCCCCGGCATCACGGTCGAGAACCGGAACTCGTTCATGGGGCTCAAGGGCCTCGAGAACGGCGTGACGCGGTTCGACGGCGTGCGTGTGCCGGCCGCGAACCGCGTGGGCCGCGAGGGCCAGGGGCTCAAGATCGCCCTCACGACGCTCAACACGGGCCGCCTCTCGATCCCCGCCCTGTGCGCGGGCGGCGGGAAGTGGTCGCTCAAGATCGCCCGCGAGTGGTCGGCCGCGCGCGTGCAGTGGGGCCGCCCCATCGGCGAGCACGAGGCGGTGGCCACGAAGGTTGCGTTCATTGCGGCGACCACGTTCGCGCTCGAGGCGGTGTTCGAGGTCTCCGCCGCCCTCGCGGACGCCGGGATGAAGGACGTGCGCATCGAGGCGGCGCTCGCGAAGCTGTGGTCCTCCGAGATGGCCTACACCGTCTCCGACGAGCTCCTGCAGATCCGCGGCGGCCGCGGCTACGAGACGGCCGCGTCGCTGCGCGCCCGCGGCGAGCGCGCCGTCCCCGCCGAGCAGCTCGTCCGGGACCTGCGGATCAACCGGATCTTCGAGGGCTCCACCGAGATCATGCGCCTGCTGATCGCCCGCGAGGCCGTGGATGCGCACCTCGCGGCTGCCGGCGACCTGGCCCGCGCAGACGCGACGCTAGCGGAGAAGGCGAAGGCCGCGAGGGACGCCTCGGGCTTCTACGCCAAGTGGCTGCCCAAGCTCCTCGCCGGCGAGGGCAACGACCCCCGCGCCTACCGCGAGTTCGGGACCCTCGCAAAGCACCTGCGGTACGTCGAACGCGCCTCCCGCCGGCTGGCCCGGCACACGTTCGCCGGGATGGGCCGCTGGCAGGCGGCCCTCGAGCACCGGCAGGCCTTCCTGGGCCGCATCGTGGACATCGGCGCCGAGCTGTTCGCGATGGCCGCCTCGTGCGCGTGGTCCGAGCACCTCCGCGCCGACGGCGCCGACGGGGCGGACACCGCCCGCGACCTCGCCGAGGCGTTCTGCGAGCAGTCCCGCCGGCGCGTCGAGGCGCTCTTCGACGCGCTCTGGGACAACACGGACGACGCCGATCGTCGCCTCGCGCGCGGCGTCCTCGCCGGGGAGTTCACGTGGCTCGAGGAGGGAGTGCTCGACCCGTCCGAGGGAACGGGCCCCTGGATCGCGCCGCGGGCCGAGGGACCGAGCACGACTGCGGACAGGCACCGCACCGTGAAGTGA